In the genome of Cyanobacteriota bacterium, the window GCAATATTCTAGCAAAAATACCGTACAATATAAGGATTGAGCAATAAACAAGACAAGAGCAATCATTATCAAGAAGCAATTGAGTTAATTAAGGCTCTAGCCAATATCAACTCGCATTCTTATAACTTAGACGGCATCGCCCAGGTCTCCAATAGAATCCAAGCTGAGTATCAAAAACGATTTAAAAATATAAAAATCGAGGAGATCGAGCTTCCTAATCAAATCAGTGTCGATAACAAAGGTCAAGAACTCAAAATCCCACTTGGCAAAGCTCTCAGTATCAAACGAATTAATGCCAATGCCGGCGCAAAACCAATTTTGCTGATGGGGCATATGGACACGGTCTATCCTGTTGATTCCAAGTTCCAGACTTGTACTGAAATCCAGAGCCTATCCGAAAAGCTTCCAGATGCAAGGCTTGCGAAGAGTGGGGAGGCTGAGTTGACTGAGCCGGAATTGTTTAGGGGTAACTACATACGCAAAAGTGAACAAGTTGGAACTGATGCCCCCGGAGACGAGCACGAGCGTAACGCAGCAGGTGGGACTTTGCGGACAGGCTCTATTTTAAACGGGCCTGGGGTGGCTGACTTAAAAGGCGGTTTGGTAGTAATGATGCAAGCACTTGAGTTGTTTGAAGCAAGCGCAGATGCTGGCAAAATAGCTTGGCAAGTATTCTTGAACTCAGACGAAGAGATTGGTTCACCAGGTTCGCAAACTCTATTTCCCGAGCTGGCAAAAAACAATGAGCTTGGTTTGATTTATGAACCAGGACTTGAAGACGGATCTATAGCCTATCGCCGCAAAGGCGCGGGCAACTTCACTCTCATTGCTCATGGTAAAGCAGCTCATGTCGGCAGAGCCTTCAACGAGGGAGCAAGTGCTATTCTTGCAATTTCTGATTTTATTCAAGCAGCCAATAAGCTCAACTCTGAATCCATCATCATCAACTTTGGCAAAATAGAGGGTGGAGGACCTCTAAACGTAGTCCCTGAGCTGGCGAGCCTTGGCATCAATATTAGAATCGAAAACAACGAAGACATGATCATAGTTGAGAATCAGTTAAATAAAATCATCGACAAAATCAACCAAACAGAAAATATCAAACTAGAACTGCACGGTAAATTCAACCGCAAACCCAAAATCCCCAACGCCAAGCT includes:
- a CDS encoding hydrolase, yielding MSNKQDKSNHYQEAIELIKALANINSHSYNLDGIAQVSNRIQAEYQKRFKNIKIEEIELPNQISVDNKGQELKIPLGKALSIKRINANAGAKPILLMGHMDTVYPVDSKFQTCTEIQSLSEKLPDARLAKSGEAELTEPELFRGNYIRKSEQVGTDAPGDEHERNAAGGTLRTGSILNGPGVADLKGGLVVMMQALELFEASADAGKIAWQVFLNSDEEIGSPGSQTLFPELAKNNELGLIYEPGLEDGSIAYRRKGAGNFTLIAHGKAAHVGRAFNEGASAILAISDFIQAANKLNSESIIINFGKIEGGGPLNVVPELASLGINIRIENNEDMIIVENQLNKIIDKINQTENIKLELHGKFNRKPKIPNAKLEALYDLIASCAKELNISISKKDTGGCCDGNNLFEHGLVNIDTLGVRGGKIHSAEEFVCLDSIEERVSLSLAILKKLSS